A single Arachnia propionica DNA region contains:
- a CDS encoding ABC transporter ATP-binding protein, with protein MIEFTEATVSYFGDDETLLPAALSGIDLVIPAGQSVLVTGDSGCGKTTLLRCLNGLVPHFFDAHVTGSIILDGVPVAQLPSRDLASRVGTVFQDPRSEFFTFDVASELAFCCENFAMPSEEIVRRVGEIASEVGITDLLGRRIAGLSGGEKQKLAIGSAMALNPRVLLFDEPSANLDLDGLDMLRGVILDLKGRGVTTVIADHRLSYLDGVIDRCIVLETGRVTADITSDRLGQLPDAWFADHGLRRLHRTEFRSAPPDPFDQAGPRIRDIQFAHPRCAPLWRIDELTLPASGVIGITGANGVGKTTLMKVLLGLLKSRGRIGWGERTWTRRQRIRDCALVMQDVEYQLVGESVWDEMLIGSPPGPATEARAVELLARTGLEELRERHPLTLSGGQKQRLGIALACMKQARVICLDEPTSGLDAGNMQRISGLLRDVAGDGTLVLVITHDAEFIESTFDHTVHIDDHQVVLEKLARKEE; from the coding sequence GTGATCGAGTTCACTGAGGCCACCGTCTCCTACTTCGGTGACGACGAAACCCTGCTTCCCGCGGCGCTCAGCGGCATCGACCTGGTCATTCCCGCTGGTCAGAGCGTCCTCGTCACGGGGGACTCGGGTTGCGGCAAGACGACCCTGCTGCGCTGCCTGAACGGCTTGGTGCCCCACTTCTTCGACGCCCACGTCACCGGGAGCATCATCCTCGACGGCGTCCCGGTGGCCCAGCTGCCATCCCGCGACCTCGCCTCCAGGGTCGGCACCGTCTTCCAGGATCCCCGTTCCGAGTTCTTCACATTTGACGTGGCGAGCGAGTTGGCCTTCTGTTGCGAGAACTTCGCCATGCCCTCCGAGGAGATCGTCCGCCGGGTCGGTGAGATCGCCTCGGAGGTCGGAATCACCGATCTGCTGGGCCGCCGCATCGCAGGGCTCTCGGGCGGTGAGAAACAGAAGCTGGCTATCGGATCGGCGATGGCGCTGAACCCCCGGGTGCTGCTGTTCGACGAGCCCTCGGCGAACCTCGACCTCGACGGCCTCGACATGCTGCGCGGGGTGATTCTCGACCTCAAGGGAAGGGGGGTGACGACGGTCATCGCCGACCACCGCCTCTCCTACCTGGACGGGGTCATCGACCGTTGCATCGTGCTGGAGACCGGCCGGGTCACCGCCGACATCACCAGCGACCGGCTGGGGCAGCTGCCCGATGCCTGGTTCGCCGACCACGGGCTTCGCCGGCTGCACCGAACCGAGTTCCGGTCGGCGCCGCCGGATCCTTTCGACCAGGCCGGGCCGAGGATCCGGGACATCCAGTTCGCCCATCCCCGGTGTGCGCCGCTGTGGCGCATCGACGAACTGACGCTGCCCGCCTCCGGGGTGATCGGCATCACCGGAGCCAACGGCGTCGGCAAGACCACCTTGATGAAGGTCCTGCTGGGGCTGCTGAAATCCCGGGGAAGGATCGGCTGGGGCGAAAGGACCTGGACCAGACGCCAACGCATCCGCGACTGCGCCCTGGTGATGCAGGACGTCGAATACCAGCTGGTGGGTGAATCGGTCTGGGACGAGATGTTGATCGGTTCCCCTCCGGGACCTGCGACCGAGGCCCGGGCCGTCGAGCTGCTGGCCCGCACCGGTTTGGAGGAGTTGCGTGAACGTCACCCGCTGACCCTGTCGGGCGGGCAGAAGCAGCGCCTCGGAATCGCCCTGGCCTGCATGAAACAGGCGCGGGTGATCTGTCTCGACGAACCCACCTCGGGCTTGGACGCCGGGAACATGCAGCGGATCTCCGGTCTGCTGCGGGACGTGGCCGGGGACGGCACCCTGGTGCTGGTCATCACCCATGACGCCGAGTTCATCGAGTCCACCTTCGACCACACCGTCCACATCGACGACCACCAGGTCGTCCTGGAAAAGCTCGCGAGAAAAGAGGAATGA
- a CDS encoding MFS transporter, whose protein sequence is MPKAQKVDWRVVWAAAAAMLVEGYDLGVYGNLLPFLLKDGTLGMDTALAGVAGSAVFIGMLLGGLAAGWLNSRYGQRKVLVCGISVFSAAMLCTASVHDSVLFTGTRLLAGAGLGVVMPVCMAMARSACSSSMSSLCISVVMGGIPAGGIAASLLSWLTASHVGWRPLFVVGALIGPVLIPLLFSVLRRIVDPEREATDREVAQDVSPGSRRGVPLRELLAPAIAGMAATFCFLLSFYGLMTWLTKLMTEIRVPLDGALQLTLVLNTGAVLGSLLTGLLATRFGTLTLTVVSGVIGAVCLVLLPSGVITGAAMMLVVAVLGMVSPSAQNLVNSLVSEAVAAHWRTGVLGFTLGVGRLGAVLAPVIGSYLLVNVPAGEGITSPAGAVFVAFAVASLGGVVAACWLGGLVRRRARPVAWALANRGTGKQSEAAKS, encoded by the coding sequence GTGCCCAAGGCGCAGAAGGTTGATTGGCGGGTCGTGTGGGCTGCGGCCGCGGCCATGCTCGTTGAGGGTTATGACCTGGGTGTCTACGGGAACCTGCTGCCCTTTCTGCTCAAGGACGGGACGCTCGGGATGGACACCGCACTGGCCGGGGTGGCGGGTTCCGCTGTGTTCATCGGAATGCTGCTTGGTGGTCTGGCGGCCGGGTGGTTGAACTCAAGGTACGGGCAACGCAAGGTGCTGGTGTGCGGCATCTCGGTGTTCTCGGCCGCCATGCTGTGTACCGCTTCGGTACATGACTCGGTGCTCTTCACGGGGACGAGGCTGCTGGCGGGAGCTGGCCTGGGTGTGGTGATGCCGGTCTGCATGGCCATGGCGCGGTCCGCCTGCTCGTCGTCGATGTCTTCGCTGTGCATCTCCGTGGTGATGGGAGGCATCCCGGCCGGTGGTATTGCTGCGAGTCTGCTGTCTTGGCTGACCGCATCCCACGTCGGGTGGAGGCCTTTGTTCGTCGTGGGGGCCTTGATCGGGCCGGTGCTGATCCCGTTGCTCTTTTCCGTGCTCAGAAGGATTGTTGATCCGGAACGCGAGGCCACGGACCGTGAGGTGGCGCAGGACGTTTCCCCGGGGTCCCGCCGTGGCGTGCCATTGCGGGAGCTGCTGGCCCCGGCAATCGCTGGCATGGCCGCCACTTTCTGCTTCCTGCTGTCCTTCTACGGATTGATGACGTGGCTCACGAAGCTGATGACCGAGATCCGCGTCCCGCTCGATGGTGCGCTTCAGCTGACTCTTGTGTTGAACACGGGTGCGGTTCTCGGTTCGCTGCTGACGGGTCTGCTGGCGACCCGGTTCGGAACTTTGACGTTGACGGTGGTCTCCGGTGTGATCGGGGCGGTCTGCCTGGTGCTGCTGCCCTCGGGGGTGATCACTGGGGCCGCAATGATGCTCGTCGTGGCGGTGCTGGGTATGGTCTCCCCCTCGGCCCAGAACTTGGTCAACTCCCTCGTCAGCGAAGCCGTGGCCGCCCATTGGCGGACGGGCGTGCTGGGGTTCACTCTGGGGGTCGGCCGGCTCGGCGCGGTTCTCGCCCCGGTGATCGGCTCCTACCTGCTGGTCAATGTCCCGGCCGGAGAGGGAATCACCAGCCCGGCCGGTGCTGTCTTCGTGGCCTTCGCAGTCGCCAGCCTGGGTGGCGTGGTCGCCGCGTGCTGGCTCGGGGGGCTGGTCCGCCGCCGCGCCCGGCCGGTGGCCTGGGCATTGGCGAACCGTGGGACGGGAAAACAGAGCGAGGCCGCAAAAAGCTAA
- a CDS encoding AMP-binding protein, producing the protein MTRDPMPPPAAKADEYRTDGTWGEQTITGLVADHALLHPGRPAATDQHRSLDYGGLWRRAREAAAGFTIDGVAAGERVLLHLPNSVAWLECLLGLIEAGAVPVMSTESLRASELIEQARAVGASHLLTPAEVTFSAMREAAVETVRNLDGALQLHEIPIATGPRSAPGVDAQATSSCRAEDPALIQIGGPRCPDVLPVVRRHEDYLCSVELSNAACALTADAVMLIGIPASHNYTMASPGIMGALLAGAHVVFAPDPTPSTCWPLLAAHGCTHTPLVPSLLVPWLEAAGDDPAAVAGLRVIWVGGAPLDLTLAARVEAGLGVRVQEVYGMAEGLVAYSPLDMDRTSVAEHRLVPMSERDEIRIVDPSSGVDAVPDGEGRSRGELLCRGPYTVAGFLGAPEGACGIFDADGWYHSGDIVEHQMPDAGFGKPRLAVLGSCKPQINRGAEKIFPGRVESVLLRHPQVVEAKLIGVDDEVLGHATRAVVTVVPDETGRYPKTLKLRRFLHEAKLAAYYLPDSFEIHKRPADGEGALGATRRIDKEV; encoded by the coding sequence ATGACGCGCGACCCGATGCCCCCACCCGCCGCAAAAGCCGACGAGTACCGCACCGACGGGACCTGGGGCGAACAAACCATCACCGGGCTGGTTGCTGACCATGCCCTGCTGCATCCAGGGCGTCCCGCCGCGACCGACCAGCACAGGAGCCTCGACTACGGTGGGCTGTGGCGCAGGGCCCGGGAGGCCGCCGCCGGGTTCACCATCGACGGTGTCGCGGCAGGGGAGCGGGTGCTGCTGCATCTGCCGAACTCGGTTGCCTGGCTGGAATGTCTCCTCGGGCTGATTGAAGCCGGGGCGGTGCCGGTGATGTCCACCGAGTCGCTGAGAGCCTCCGAACTGATCGAACAGGCCCGGGCGGTGGGTGCCAGCCATCTGCTGACCCCCGCCGAGGTGACCTTCTCCGCCATGCGGGAAGCTGCGGTGGAAACCGTGAGGAACCTTGACGGGGCCCTGCAATTGCACGAGATCCCCATCGCCACAGGACCACGATCCGCGCCCGGCGTCGATGCGCAAGCCACCTCGTCGTGCAGGGCCGAGGACCCGGCACTGATCCAGATCGGTGGGCCACGCTGCCCCGACGTGTTGCCGGTTGTGCGGCGTCACGAGGACTATCTGTGCTCGGTGGAGCTGTCCAACGCCGCCTGCGCACTCACCGCTGATGCGGTCATGTTGATCGGCATTCCCGCCTCCCACAACTACACCATGGCCTCTCCCGGGATCATGGGCGCGTTGCTGGCCGGCGCCCATGTCGTTTTCGCTCCCGATCCGACGCCGAGCACCTGCTGGCCCCTGCTGGCAGCCCACGGTTGCACACACACCCCGCTGGTTCCCTCCCTGCTGGTTCCGTGGCTCGAAGCGGCAGGAGATGACCCGGCGGCCGTGGCGGGCCTGAGGGTTATCTGGGTTGGTGGGGCGCCGCTCGACCTCACGCTGGCGGCCCGGGTCGAGGCCGGTCTCGGGGTGCGGGTTCAGGAGGTCTACGGCATGGCCGAGGGCCTGGTGGCCTACTCCCCGCTGGACATGGACCGAACCAGTGTCGCCGAGCACCGGCTGGTGCCCATGAGCGAGCGGGACGAGATCCGGATCGTTGACCCGTCCAGCGGTGTCGATGCCGTCCCGGATGGTGAGGGACGTTCCCGTGGGGAGCTGCTGTGCCGTGGACCCTATACGGTCGCGGGATTTCTCGGTGCTCCGGAGGGGGCCTGTGGAATTTTCGATGCCGATGGCTGGTATCACAGCGGCGACATCGTGGAGCATCAGATGCCGGATGCCGGGTTCGGCAAACCGCGCTTGGCGGTGCTCGGAAGCTGCAAACCCCAGATCAATCGCGGCGCCGAGAAGATCTTCCCGGGGCGGGTGGAGAGTGTTTTGTTGAGGCATCCCCAGGTTGTGGAGGCCAAGTTGATCGGCGTTGACGACGAGGTTCTCGGGCATGCGACCCGGGCGGTGGTCACCGTCGTCCCGGACGAGACCGGCAGATACCCGAAGACGCTCAAACTGCGTCGGTTCCTGCATGAGGCGAAACTTGCGGCCTACTACCTGCCCGACAGTTTCGAGATTCACAAGCGTCCCGCCGACGGAGAGGGGGCATTGGGGGCAACTCGGCGCATTGACAAGGAAGTATAG
- a CDS encoding MptD family putative ECF transporter S component — protein sequence MSESTESTQPAAPTPNRRNSPVRDAVTIGIFIALYIVLFFICGMTMGAIPLIMVLLPVIFGIFGGLIFMVLLGKVQRTGIFLITGLIIGLMMISMAPGGVMCYMTIAGGVVAEVIYWLMGHKSFASMTAAYTAFVTFFALGEYIPFVWMKDAYLELYANNPTLDVAKVGMDMLNPATMAMYCLLAIVACVAGCFWGRALTRRQFSRAGIV from the coding sequence ATGAGCGAGTCAACAGAATCCACACAGCCCGCTGCCCCCACGCCGAACCGCAGGAACTCCCCGGTCCGCGACGCCGTCACCATCGGCATCTTCATCGCCTTGTACATCGTGCTGTTCTTCATCTGCGGCATGACCATGGGAGCCATCCCGCTGATCATGGTGCTGCTCCCGGTGATCTTCGGAATCTTCGGCGGCCTGATCTTCATGGTCCTGCTCGGCAAGGTGCAGCGCACCGGCATCTTCCTGATCACGGGCCTCATCATCGGGCTGATGATGATCTCCATGGCCCCCGGCGGCGTCATGTGCTACATGACGATCGCGGGCGGCGTGGTCGCCGAGGTGATCTACTGGCTGATGGGCCACAAGTCCTTCGCGTCCATGACCGCGGCCTACACGGCCTTCGTGACCTTCTTCGCTCTCGGCGAGTACATCCCCTTCGTCTGGATGAAGGATGCCTACCTGGAACTCTACGCGAACAACCCCACCCTGGACGTGGCGAAGGTGGGGATGGACATGCTCAATCCCGCAACCATGGCCATGTACTGCCTGCTCGCCATCGTGGCCTGCGTCGCCGGGTGTTTCTGGGGCCGCGCGCTGACCCGCAGGCAGTTCTCCCGCGCCGGAATAGTCTGA
- a CDS encoding energy-coupling factor transporter transmembrane component T family protein, whose translation MPPFPTKPDFRAGLVMLVAMAFGTGLVQVPAGTALLTAYPVALGFLLGSSRLSLQLAGSYVALRVLHHLCLLGAHLPLVPWLGILLTLSVYGFPALAMGLVVFTRVPMGEAMAALGRLRLPGTFLVVVMVIYRYVPTLLGELRTIRSASRLRGSEARWRRWLRHPLKELEHGVVPVLMRSGRIADELSAVAECKGLDPGHRRSAMTVPRLEAVDWVLMALTPALVAAVRVWVRW comes from the coding sequence ATGCCGCCCTTCCCCACCAAACCCGACTTCAGGGCGGGGTTGGTCATGCTGGTCGCGATGGCCTTCGGTACCGGCCTGGTCCAGGTCCCGGCCGGTACCGCCCTGCTGACCGCGTACCCCGTCGCCCTGGGGTTCCTGCTCGGGTCGTCCCGGCTGTCACTGCAACTGGCCGGGAGCTACGTCGCGCTGCGGGTCCTGCACCACCTGTGCCTGCTTGGGGCGCACCTGCCGTTGGTGCCGTGGCTCGGGATCCTGCTGACCCTCTCGGTCTACGGTTTCCCGGCGCTCGCCATGGGTTTGGTGGTCTTCACCCGGGTGCCGATGGGTGAGGCGATGGCGGCCCTGGGAAGACTGCGGCTGCCGGGCACCTTTCTGGTGGTAGTCATGGTCATCTATCGCTACGTCCCCACATTGCTGGGTGAGCTCAGGACCATCCGTTCCGCGTCCAGGCTGCGGGGTTCGGAGGCCCGGTGGCGTCGTTGGCTGCGTCACCCGCTGAAAGAACTGGAACACGGTGTCGTCCCGGTTCTGATGCGTTCGGGACGGATCGCTGACGAGCTGTCGGCGGTCGCGGAGTGCAAGGGCCTCGATCCCGGGCACCGTCGTTCCGCCATGACCGTCCCGCGTCTGGAGGCCGTCGACTGGGTCCTGATGGCACTCACCCCCGCGCTGGTCGCAGCCGTGAGGGTGTGGGTGAGATGGTGA
- a CDS encoding ABC transporter ATP-binding protein — protein sequence MVATVPRQTPTSVWELIRSAHTAMFLGGVVAFIGAALKIVPYIALVEIGRGFLNGASAAHHWGWFTAAVVSMVIHGIAYTGALGATHIAEANLRNELRLKLVNKLPRVPLGWVNDRSSGQINRAVIGDTEQIHTLVAHLAGDMMNSAGTVVAGFGYLLWLDARFAGLLILAWLLLLGMSTLPATKGMKQSFDEYSAAQRELSAVTVEMVDGIKEVKNFGMTADVFGRFDAAARNHADVTMNWMRRSGVSMAIMAAVMQPAAMLALTIGLGFWFFHLGWVTPITVVAFALVWVGIPEGLTGLVQIFQHIYAAKQAANSTLEILGTPELATPTTRAALTADPSLIEVDDITFGYEPDNPVVKGVTLTCRPGTVTALVGPSGGGKSTLAKLIARFWDVDSGAIRIGGADVREQTDEQLMGSMALVFQDAMIASDTIANNIALGKPEATREQVVEAARKAHVHDRITALPNGYDTMLGTGDGFLSGGEEQRLGIARAFLSAPRILILDEATAQADAHSELEIQRAISGLAEGRTVVMIAHRLSTIRTADQIAVIDEGRITECGSHDELISRDGHYARLWAAQQNTMTGGRDA from the coding sequence ATGGTCGCCACCGTTCCGCGACAGACCCCGACGAGCGTCTGGGAACTGATCAGATCCGCACACACGGCGATGTTCTTGGGGGGCGTGGTCGCTTTCATCGGGGCGGCGCTGAAGATCGTCCCCTACATCGCGCTCGTCGAGATCGGGCGCGGATTCCTCAACGGCGCATCCGCCGCGCACCACTGGGGCTGGTTCACGGCCGCCGTGGTGTCCATGGTCATCCACGGGATCGCCTACACCGGGGCCCTGGGGGCCACCCACATCGCCGAGGCGAACCTCCGCAACGAGCTGCGGTTGAAGCTGGTGAACAAGCTTCCTCGCGTCCCGCTGGGTTGGGTCAACGACCGTTCCTCGGGGCAGATCAACCGCGCCGTCATCGGCGACACGGAACAGATCCACACCTTGGTGGCCCATCTGGCCGGCGACATGATGAACTCGGCCGGGACCGTCGTCGCCGGGTTCGGTTACCTGCTGTGGCTCGACGCCCGTTTCGCGGGGCTGCTGATACTGGCCTGGCTGCTGTTGCTGGGCATGTCTACGCTGCCCGCCACGAAGGGCATGAAGCAGTCCTTCGACGAGTACTCCGCCGCCCAGCGGGAACTGTCCGCGGTGACGGTCGAGATGGTTGACGGCATCAAGGAGGTGAAGAACTTCGGCATGACCGCGGACGTCTTCGGCCGGTTCGACGCCGCGGCCCGCAACCACGCCGACGTGACCATGAACTGGATGCGCAGATCCGGGGTCAGCATGGCGATCATGGCGGCCGTCATGCAGCCGGCCGCGATGCTGGCCCTGACCATCGGGTTGGGTTTCTGGTTCTTCCACCTGGGTTGGGTCACCCCGATCACCGTGGTGGCCTTCGCCCTGGTGTGGGTGGGGATCCCGGAGGGCCTGACCGGCCTGGTCCAGATCTTCCAGCACATCTACGCGGCCAAGCAGGCCGCCAACTCCACCTTGGAGATCCTGGGCACCCCGGAGCTCGCGACCCCCACCACCCGGGCCGCGCTGACCGCCGATCCGTCGCTCATCGAGGTCGACGACATCACCTTCGGATACGAACCCGACAATCCCGTCGTGAAGGGCGTGACGCTGACCTGCCGGCCGGGCACCGTGACCGCCCTGGTCGGTCCGTCCGGGGGTGGTAAGTCCACCCTGGCGAAGCTGATCGCCCGGTTCTGGGACGTCGACTCCGGCGCGATCCGGATCGGCGGCGCCGACGTCCGTGAGCAGACGGATGAGCAACTGATGGGTTCCATGGCGTTGGTCTTCCAGGACGCCATGATCGCCTCCGACACCATCGCGAACAACATCGCGCTCGGCAAACCGGAGGCCACTCGCGAGCAGGTCGTCGAGGCCGCCCGGAAGGCTCATGTCCACGACCGGATCACGGCCCTGCCCAACGGCTACGACACGATGCTGGGGACGGGCGACGGGTTCCTGTCCGGCGGCGAGGAGCAGCGGCTGGGCATCGCCCGGGCCTTCCTGTCCGCCCCACGGATCCTGATCCTCGACGAGGCCACAGCCCAGGCTGACGCCCACTCCGAGCTGGAGATCCAGCGGGCCATTTCGGGGCTCGCCGAGGGCCGCACCGTGGTGATGATCGCCCACCGGCTCTCGACCATCCGGACCGCCGACCAGATCGCGGTCATCGACGAGGGCCGGATCACGGAATGCGGTTCGCACGACGAACTGATCTCCCGGGACGGGCACTACGCCCGGCTCTGGGCCGCCCAGCAGAACACGATGACAGGAGGCCGGGATGCTTGA
- a CDS encoding AMP-binding protein, giving the protein MDKTNPVDLLHELLAELLGAERDEIADIGPEESLSDYGMDSLRLIALVQRLGRAGFRVDYATMARDQRLGSWETLVSRGPEAHAVDTIRAGEVEADAGFTTGYRERDWEPLTTPRPGFVPMPEDRAARYRSDGLWRGRTFDGMLALSVDAHPAKIAITDGHTSISYAQLWRQIDAAAKNFAARGVRPGEHVICYLPNIIEFYPIYLGLVRLGAIPLLALPGHREVELAAFARSIEPRAIVTVERWLGTDHGDIARDVAAGLSGDMEVAVWTDPEVLVTDDPTVEVDRSSWGTHPEDAAFLLVSGGSTGVPKLIARFMDGYGLTLELSNRICAIDEETVYLAALPVAHNYANSSPGALGVLVAGGTVVLAASPSPDICLPLIDRHRVDVVALVPPIAMLWVDHLGGAEAPGSLRTVLIGGAKLTVSAAERVENAFPGCLQQVFGMAEGLVCYTDLDDTREIRLTTQGHPMSEADELLVLDPEGEPVARGEIGELRTRGPYTISGYYRNPQATAKAVDANGYYRTGDLVRVTDEGDVIVEGRAVQTINRAGEKILGEEVEDVLLRLDGIINAAVTGQPDDLMGQRIVAFLTIRDGSELNIEAIRRHLRDSGLASFKHPDRIEIVTELPVTAVGKNDRGKLLRGDER; this is encoded by the coding sequence GTGGACAAAACGAATCCTGTGGATCTTCTGCACGAGCTGCTGGCGGAACTGCTGGGAGCTGAACGCGATGAGATCGCCGACATCGGCCCCGAGGAGTCGCTTTCCGACTACGGCATGGACTCGCTGCGACTGATCGCCCTGGTGCAGCGATTGGGCAGGGCCGGATTCAGGGTCGACTACGCAACCATGGCCCGCGACCAGCGATTGGGCAGCTGGGAAACCCTCGTCTCCCGAGGACCCGAAGCGCACGCGGTGGACACGATCAGAGCCGGTGAGGTCGAAGCGGATGCGGGTTTCACCACCGGATACCGGGAACGCGACTGGGAACCCCTGACAACACCCCGCCCGGGTTTCGTGCCCATGCCCGAGGACCGGGCGGCCCGCTACCGTTCCGACGGCCTGTGGCGTGGACGCACCTTCGACGGCATGCTTGCGCTTTCCGTCGACGCCCACCCGGCAAAGATCGCCATCACCGATGGCCACACGTCGATCAGCTATGCCCAGCTGTGGCGCCAGATCGACGCAGCCGCCAAGAACTTCGCCGCCCGTGGGGTGCGTCCAGGTGAACACGTCATCTGCTACCTGCCCAACATCATCGAGTTCTACCCCATCTACCTGGGGCTGGTCAGGCTCGGCGCGATTCCGTTGCTGGCCCTGCCCGGGCATCGAGAAGTGGAGCTGGCGGCCTTCGCCCGCTCCATCGAACCCCGCGCAATCGTCACGGTCGAACGCTGGCTCGGGACCGATCACGGCGATATCGCCCGCGACGTGGCGGCCGGCCTGTCCGGGGACATGGAGGTCGCGGTCTGGACCGACCCGGAGGTCCTGGTGACCGACGACCCGACCGTCGAGGTGGATCGTTCCTCGTGGGGAACGCACCCTGAGGACGCGGCCTTCCTGCTCGTCTCCGGCGGATCGACCGGTGTCCCGAAACTGATTGCGCGGTTCATGGACGGCTACGGTCTGACCCTGGAGCTGTCCAATCGGATCTGCGCCATCGACGAGGAAACCGTCTACCTGGCGGCTCTCCCCGTCGCCCACAACTACGCGAACTCATCTCCCGGGGCGCTCGGAGTGCTGGTGGCCGGTGGCACCGTCGTGCTCGCGGCCTCGCCGTCACCGGACATCTGCCTGCCCCTGATCGATCGTCATCGGGTCGACGTGGTGGCCCTGGTGCCACCGATCGCCATGCTGTGGGTCGATCACCTTGGCGGCGCCGAAGCGCCTGGGTCGCTGCGCACCGTGCTGATCGGTGGCGCCAAGCTGACGGTCTCGGCGGCCGAACGAGTGGAGAACGCCTTCCCGGGCTGCCTGCAGCAGGTGTTCGGGATGGCCGAGGGGTTGGTCTGCTACACCGACCTCGACGACACCCGGGAGATCCGGCTCACCACCCAGGGCCACCCGATGAGCGAAGCCGACGAGCTGTTGGTGCTCGACCCGGAAGGCGAGCCCGTCGCGCGCGGGGAGATCGGTGAACTGCGCACCCGCGGCCCCTACACCATCTCCGGGTACTACAGGAATCCGCAGGCCACTGCCAAAGCGGTCGATGCCAACGGCTACTACCGCACAGGTGACCTGGTGCGGGTCACCGATGAAGGGGACGTGATCGTCGAGGGCCGTGCCGTCCAGACGATAAACCGCGCCGGGGAGAAGATCCTCGGCGAGGAGGTGGAAGACGTCCTGCTGCGACTGGACGGCATCATCAATGCCGCCGTCACCGGCCAACCCGACGACCTGATGGGACAACGGATCGTCGCCTTCCTGACCATCCGCGACGGTTCGGAACTCAACATTGAAGCAATCCGTCGCCACCTGCGTGACTCCGGGCTGGCCTCGTTCAAACACCCGGACAGAATCGAGATCGTCACTGAGCTCCCGGTGACCGCTGTCGGCAAGAACGACCGCGGCAAGCTGTTGCGGGGAGATGAACGATGA